The following DNA comes from Methanosarcina vacuolata Z-761.
GGGGCAGCTATTTTCGATTCTAGAAAAAACCTTTGAGTATTACAGGAGAGAAGGCCTTGACGGAGAAAGGTTAGGAGATCTCTTTGACAGGCTGGGATTTGAAAAATACAGGAAAGAAGTTCTTCCCTGAAATTTCTGAGGTTTTTCCGGTAGCACTGATGAACTCATAATACTCCACCAGAGTATTGACTTTGATTCTGTAAATATTAAATTATTTTCAATGTATGTCGAGAATTTCAGTCATTATTTGACTTTTTGGGTATACTCTGAACCATAAATTAACCTACATATGTATTAAAATAATTAGATGTTTGAGGCACTCAATTTCCGTTTCTTATGAGTTCTGAGGCACGAAAATTGTCCCATCTCTATCAGGATAAAAGCTAAATCATAAAGCTAAATCATGTGCAGAAGAGATAGCTCCTAAATCCCCGAATTATTAAAAAAGATCAAAACATGCGTAATTATATACTAAAACTTCATAGCTATTTATGGGGATTTGCTCACCCCGTTACATCCCACATGCCAGGTCCGGAGAAGGTCTTTCGAGATCGTTATTCTCCATGACCAGCTTTTAATCTCCATTTCAAAAACGGATACATTTTCTCACTACTGGCATCCACTTTTGAATTTTGGTATCATCTCTTTCTGATTATTATCAGGTTGCAATCATTATTCTAAATAATTTTTTGGATTTATTCATTCTTTCTTTTTCTCCGTGACCTTTGTTTTTTCACTTTCCTCACTTTTCCTTTCATTTTCATTTTTCATCTGACTATTCAGGCAAGAAAGTGTTTAAAGGAAGCGTTTTTAATTCAGCAGGAGAAATTACTGGGATAGGTGAACTATATATGAAAATCGCAGTGTGCGGAAAAGGAGGAAGCGGAAAAAGTACGATTTCGGCGCTCCTGGCAAAGGAAATGGCAAAAACTAAAAACGTGCTTGTACTCGACATTGACGAGTCCAATTATGGGCTGCACAGCCAGCTAGGAATGGTAGCTCCTAAGGATCTTATGGAATATTTTGGAGGAAAAACCGGCTTTAAAGAAAAACAAAGGGCTGCTCCCAAAAAAACGCAGTTCCTGGAGCTTGCAGCCAGTGGGAGTACTTCAGGTCAGCCAGCTCAACAGAAGTCCCGCTTTTTCGACAAGAGATGGAGTTTTTCCGATCTCCCGCCGGAATTTGTGGAAGAAAAGGACGGAGTTAAGCTGATGGCAGTTGGCAAAATTCACAATTTCGGAGAGGGCTGTGCCTGTCCAATGGGAGTTCTGACAAGGGAATTTCTTGAAAACCTTGACCTTGGAAAAGATGATCTTGTAATCGTGGATACCGAAGCCGGCACTGAGCACTTCGGGCGTGGGGTTGACAAGGACTTTGACCTGATCCTTGTTGTTGTTGATCCTTCTTACGAGTCTTTAAGGCTTTCAAAGAAATTTGATGAATTTGGCGCACAATGCGGCTGCAAGGTTTATTTCGTGCTTAATAAGGTTGAACCGGACATAAGGGAAGAGATGCTAGCGTCGGTAAATTGCACGAATGTAGTGGCCGAAATCCCGGAAAGAAGAGAAATATTTAAGACGTCACTTAAGGGCAAAGAACTTAATTTAGAGCTAGATGAGATCAAGAATCTTGCAGAGTTTCTGAGGAAAAGTTAAATTGTTTATTCATAAGCTGGACAGTGAGCAAACTGTTACCAGCATTTAAATCTATTTTTATGTTCTGTCAAAAACTGTAACTCTCATCATTTATTATTTTTTTCTGCAATTTGAGGTCGTACAAGAAGAGAACTTCAGGGCACTTATCCGAAAGTATATTATTGATCGTGTTATTTGAATAATGCAAAAGTTTTACCTGGTTTCGGACAGCAGGTATGGTTTGTTAAACTGTCCTTATGAAACTTCAGATTTGCTGTCACCAATCGAGTAAATCACTTAAATTTGCTGATATGAATCAATAAGAATATATTTAATCTGTTATCTGAACTATATTTTTTCCTGTTTAAATACTGGAGACAATAATTATGACAATGCGTGAGTACATGCTTGGAAACGTGGCAATTGCCCGCGGGCTTCTTGAAGGTGGCGTGCAGGTTATTGCAGGCTATCCCGGGACTCCGTCGTCGGAGATTATAGATACGCTTGCAGCCCGAAAAGACCGGGATTACCATATTGAATGGTCTGTTAACGAAAAGGTGGCAATGGAGGTTGCAGTCGGAGCTGCCTGGACAGGAGTTCGTTCTGTAGTGACAATGAAACATGTCGGGCTAAATGTTGCAGCCGATCCCTTTATGACTCTAGCGTACGCAGGGACAAAGGGTGGGCTGATTGCCATCGTTGCTGATGACCCATCGTGCCACTCATCCCAGAACGAGCAGGATACGCGGCGCTATGCCCAGTTTGCCCTTGTGCCCTGTTTTGATCCCTCAACCCCCCAGGAAGCAAAGGACATGCTGCCCTATGCCTTTGAATTTTCCGAAAAGTTTGAAGTTCCTGTGATCTTCAGGCCCACAACCCGGATTTCGCACGGAAAGTCAGATATTGAGCTTGGAGAGATACCCGTCGAAAAACCGGCTCCTAATTTTGAAAAACTTCTGGACCGCTGGGTCATGCTTCCAAAGAACGCACGCCCACGCCATACACATCTCCTTTCTATCCAGCAGCCCATTGAGGATGCCCTTGCCGAATCCCCATGGAACTCCCTTGAGCTTAAACCAGATGCAAAATTCGGAGTAATAGGGGCAGGCATTGCCTCAGCGTATGCAAAAGAAGCACTTGTGGAGCTTGGACTTGATGTTTCTTACCTTAAAATCGGAGTTTATCCAGTTCCGAGAAAACTAATTCTTGAGCTGCTTGAAACCGTAGACGCCGTACTGGTGTTTGAGGAACTTGAGCCTATCGTGGAAGAACAGGTAAAGATGATTGCACAGGAAGCCGGGATTGAGGTTTCAGTGCTTGGAAAAAATAATGGTTTTGTGCCAAGAGAAGGAGAACTGGATGTAAGTGCCTTCCTTGAGGCCCTTAAGAAAACCTTCGACCTTGAGACTGAAGCTGAAACATCAGGCACATCTCTTGAACTTGCTCCTCGCCCGCCTGCTCTCTGTGCAGGCTGTTCTCACAGGGCGACTTTTTACTCAATGAAAAAGGTCTTTGGAAAAGATGCAATTTACCCCAGCGATATCGGTTGTTACACCCTCGGAATTCAGAGCGGAACTGTTGAGACCACACTCTGCATGGGCTCAAGTATCAGCGTTGCTTCAGGGCTTTACCATGCAGGAGAAAAGCGGCCTATCTGCTGTTCCATAGGAGACTCGACCTTTTTCCATTCAGGCATGAACTCGCTCCTGAACGCAATTGTTAATAAAGCGAATATCACGGTTACTATTCTGGACAACCGTATTACAGCCATGACCGGACACCAGCCAAATCCAGGCGTCGGGTATACGGCAACAGGAGAGCAAACCGTACAGGTTTCACTTGAAGAGCTCTGCAAAGCAATGGGTGCAGAATTTGTATCGGTTGTCGATCCTTATAAGCTTGAAGAAATACAGGAAGCTTTTAAGGCAGCAAAGGAATTTGAAGGCGTAGCTGTGGTTATTGCCAGGCAACCCTGCGTGATTTCAGGAAAAAGGGCAGGTATACGTCGGACCCCATATGTTGTTGATCCTGAAAAATGCGAAGGCTGCAAGCAGTGTGTTAAGTTCGGATGCCCTGCAATTGAGTTTGACGAGCAAAATAAATGTGCTGTAATTACGGCTCTTTGCAGTGGGTGCGGAGTTTGTGCCCAGATCTGCAAGTTTGATGCTATTCAGGAGGTGAAGCGATGAGCCAGGCTGAACAAAAGAAATTAGATCTCCTTATTACAGGAGTAGGAGGACAGGGTGCAATTCTTGCCTCCGACATTATAGGAAAAGCCGCAGTTACTGCAGGAATGCCTATCAGGGCTGCGGAAACTCACGGCATGGCCCAGCGTGGAGGTTCGGTTGTAAATCATATTCGGGTTGGAAATGACTACGGGTCCATGATTCCGAAAAAAGGTGCAGACCTTCTGCTTGCCCTTGAGCCTATGGAAGCAGTCAGGTATCTGGATTTCCTGAAGGACGGCGGAATTATTATAATGAATACTCAACCCATAGTTCCTGTAACTGTTACCTCAGGCCTTACGAAATATCCGGAAGTCTCAGACATTCTTGATTTTCTTTCGGAAAAATACATAGTCAAAGCCTTTAATGCAGATGACCTGGCTTACGAAGCCGGGAACAGGCTTGCAATGAATGTTGTGATGGTGGGAGCAGTCTCAGGCTATCTGCCGATTCCTAAAGAAACTCTGCTTGATAGTGTTAAAGCCCTTGTGCCGCAGAAAACAATTGAAGTGAATCTCAGGGCTTTTGAAGCGGGAAGACAAAAAGTAGAGGAAAGTTAAATCTTTCCTTTTACTCCTTTTCAGTGAAGACTTTTTACTTCTTGCAGTGAAAACTTTTTACTTCTTGCAGTGAAGAAATTGCTTATCATCCTATTTTAATCACTAAGACAGGCGTGTTAATTGCACAGATACTCATTGTAAATCTTTTTAATTCTCTATAGATTCCAATAAGCTACTAATGCTAATAGCTCTGTACATTTCTATTCAGAGCTTGAAGGATCACTCATTAAATTATATGCACAAACAGAACATATCTATCTAGAATTTTCGAAATACTTGTTAATTAATCCGGAAGCCGGAGAAGTAATTTACACTATTTAAGAATTAAAGTTTAGGAGAAAACTTTTTTATACTATTACGTTATTTGTATCTTAAACTATAACATTCTTTTAAGGCACTTGCAATACCTAAGCAGGTATCTTATCATTTAGAAAGGAAATATCATTGGTGGAAGGTGTTACTATGTTACTAAGTAGTATCTCATCTAGTATTGTCTCAAGCGCCGCTGCATCAAGCGCGGTAACTATGATCACGACTCCAGGACTTCCTCAGTATGGGGCTGCAATAGTTGTTGGACTTATAGCTCTTCTCTCTCTAAAAGAGGTATTTTCAGCATCTGAGAAGTGGAACAAATATCTGAACAATTCCTTTAATATGGCAATTATTCCTTTGTTCTTCAGCTTTGTGGCAATTGTGGCTTTTAATGTTGCAGCGATTATTTTTGTCTGATTATAGCTATTAAATAATATTATGAGCTCGTCCCAAAACCAATATTATTTCCACATCAGTAAGTGTTTCAGGATTATTTTTCAGAATCATAAGCTCTATTGATAATCCAGAATACAAATATTCAGAGAAGCAATTTTGAGTTTTGGGATCGGCTCTTATATTATTTTTTATCTTTTTTTAGATATCAGCAATTATATTTTTATTTTTTGCATATTTTTGATCAAAAAAACCTGTTTTATCTCACATTTCTCTTTTTGATACTTTTGTATAATTAAAGATCACAAAAGTATAATTATTATAGTCATTCATTAACAAAACGATCAAATACCAAGGGATTATTATCCCAAATTGGCAGGGGTTCGAAATGTGCATTTTATGTTTAATCCAAATAATTTCCATGCGTCTTCGGTTAAATGAGGAATCGTGATAATTGCACCGATTTCCTCAACTGTTATCAAATAGTTGAATAAGTTATAAGCTGGACCAGGGTATCTATTTAACGTAAATAGGCCAAAATTTAAGACGGCTTCTAATGCAAAACCGATAGCTTTCAGGCAAGAAAATTTCTTAACCGATGACCAATGAAATAATTTCTGTGTCTATTCAACTATCCATTATCAATACCAGCTCTAATTTTCCAGTGCACCAATTTTCCTATAAAATTGAAATATTAAGAAGTTGGGGAGTAGAATCTTCAACGTCGGAAGATTAATTTCCACCATACACAAAAATTTGATTTCAAATATACAGCAAACTCGCGACACTGCCAACAACTGAATACTTATACTGATTTTAAGAACGTTTCAGAATACTGTCCAGCCACTCAGATAATGTGGTAAAATCCCAAAAAGGAAAACATTGACCAAGCCGTGCAGAACAACAACAAAGGGCAGGCTTTTTGTCTTGTAGAAAGCAAAGCCCATGAAAAGTCCTACAAAACCTGTATATAAAACTTCATGGAAGGTACCATATCCCGAGTGCATGAGACCGAATAGAAGCCCTGCAATTAACACTGCTTCTTTCACACCGAGTGCATCTTCGAGCCTTGTCTGGAGGATTGACCTGAAAATAAGTTCTTCAACTAAACCTACGAAGAACACCATTATAAAAGTTAGTATAAGCAGGTTTACGATAGAAAGTTCCTTTATAAGGTAGCCTGGATGGATGGTCAGGTATTCTCCAAGCCCAAGCAGAAAGCCCAGTGGAATTGAAAGGATAATATAAACCGGAAGATTCTTTGCAGTAATCCCTATACTCTCAAAAGAAGAACGTTGATTAATTACTATAAGTGCTAGGGGAACTAAAAGAGGGCCATAGACAAAAACGAAAGTATAAAGGGTGGTATTAAAAAATACAGGCATGGAAAGATTTACCAATCTAAGGATAGGGAGAAGCATTAGAGCCTGATAAATTCTGTATACTTTGAGGTTCTTTATGATTATATCGGAAAGAGATAACGCAATTAAAACTCCGATATGTATCCAGATAGCGATTTGCATTTTACCTGCAAAGATAAGGAGTTCGGCCAGGCCTATGAATACAATAGGTATTGCAGTAAAGAGCCTGATTCTTTCTGCCTCGAATTCTTCCAGATTTATGTCTTCAAGCCCTAATTTTTTCCAGGTTTTATGTGGATAGAGCTCTTCCGGAGGACTTTCGATCAGTTCTTGTTCTTTTGAAGCCATGTGTCGATATATTAAAATAATCAGAGCTGCTGCCCCAATTCCTGCAAAAGCGTAAATAATATCGACATATTGTCCCATTTTCTGGAAAGGCCCCGAATTCTCATCGGATAAGACAAATGTGGAAAAGCCTGGTTCTTCCGTATTGTTGGAAGGTACCAGTTTCAAAACAGGCCCTGTCTGTGAGGATGAGGAATTATTTAAGTCACTACAACATGCAGGAGAAACTGCCAGTAAAACCAGACTCAGCACTGAAATAATTATTAGAAAATCTAGCTTTTTTTGTTTAGTATTAATAAATCTTTTTTTCATTGGAACTCCTTCTTTCACTCAGGGCTAACTTACTCTATTTGTGCAAACCTGCCTGATATTCCACAACCTCTTATTGTGAATAATATATAAAGTTTCGTATATAGTTCGTGTTTAGTTTCAGTCGAATACCCCGCTAGCTTGCAGGCTGTCCGACAATTACAGACAGTAATAATCGAATTCCTTTTTTTTCGATTTAAAGATCTTAAATACCTTCTTTTTGTTATCTATTTATTACCAATAGTAATTGTCGGACAGCCTGCTTGCTGCGGGGATGGAAACTTCCCCGGTAACCGTTGATGATTATATAATTATCAATTCCATTTTTCGGTTGTTAACTTCTGTTCAAACTAAACCGTTTAGGGTTACTATTTCCTTTGACGGAATTTCGAGCGGTGGCGTGAACATACCCCGTTGCTTGCAGGCTGTCCGACAATTACTTTCGGTAATAATAGAATTCCTTCTTTTTTTATTTAAAGGTCTTATTTGCTTTCTTTTTAGCACTTTTTTATTACTACCAATAATTGTCGGACAGCCTGCTTGCAGCGGGGTTCGCCAGCGCAACTTTGATTTTTAATTTAATATTCCACCAGTGTCATGAAAATTAGCTATTGGTAATCGAATAGGCTCAAAATCGTTGTATACTATTGAGAAGCTACCAAGATTATGCTCAATAATTAAATTGCCAAGATATTAGCTTGCTGTAGAGATCGAACCTTTTCCAGAAACAGTTGATGATGATATGATTTGTCAACTACATTTTCGGTGTTAACTTCTGCATAAACATAGTTGTTTATGGTTATTGTCTTCCTTAACGAAATTCAAGCAGTAGAGCGAAAATATCCTGCTGAAAGAATGAAGTATTCCAGTGTAATCTTGATTTTAAATAAATTATTTTTTACATTCTTTGACCATAAGGAGAGTCTTATTCCATACAGTTTTTTCATTTTACTCTTAATTTCCCTTCTGCCAGGTGCGGCGACTGGAATCAACTCTTGAATATATAGGAAGATCTTTTCCGATGTAAATAACTATTCTTAAACCTGCGTATGAATATTTTTAGGCTTCAACGTTTTCTGTTTTTGATTTTATTACATATTTTAAAAGATTATTCTCGGAAGTATTTTTTCCAAATTTTTAGATCAATAATATAGTTTGATATTAACTCTACTCATAGATCTTCTAAATAATGTTATTTCTGACTTAGTATTATAAAACTGTTTATTTTTCATTAACTTTATATAATATTTCTTCTAATTTGTTCATAAAAATATTACAATGGAATCTGTTTAAAGGGGTATACTACTTAGGTTACGTTACCTTTCAGATCTATACGCAAATTCACTCAAGATATTGTGTTTA
Coding sequences within:
- a CDS encoding ATP-binding protein; protein product: MKIAVCGKGGSGKSTISALLAKEMAKTKNVLVLDIDESNYGLHSQLGMVAPKDLMEYFGGKTGFKEKQRAAPKKTQFLELAASGSTSGQPAQQKSRFFDKRWSFSDLPPEFVEEKDGVKLMAVGKIHNFGEGCACPMGVLTREFLENLDLGKDDLVIVDTEAGTEHFGRGVDKDFDLILVVVDPSYESLRLSKKFDEFGAQCGCKVYFVLNKVEPDIREEMLASVNCTNVVAEIPERREIFKTSLKGKELNLELDEIKNLAEFLRKS
- the iorA gene encoding indolepyruvate ferredoxin oxidoreductase subunit alpha is translated as MTMREYMLGNVAIARGLLEGGVQVIAGYPGTPSSEIIDTLAARKDRDYHIEWSVNEKVAMEVAVGAAWTGVRSVVTMKHVGLNVAADPFMTLAYAGTKGGLIAIVADDPSCHSSQNEQDTRRYAQFALVPCFDPSTPQEAKDMLPYAFEFSEKFEVPVIFRPTTRISHGKSDIELGEIPVEKPAPNFEKLLDRWVMLPKNARPRHTHLLSIQQPIEDALAESPWNSLELKPDAKFGVIGAGIASAYAKEALVELGLDVSYLKIGVYPVPRKLILELLETVDAVLVFEELEPIVEEQVKMIAQEAGIEVSVLGKNNGFVPREGELDVSAFLEALKKTFDLETEAETSGTSLELAPRPPALCAGCSHRATFYSMKKVFGKDAIYPSDIGCYTLGIQSGTVETTLCMGSSISVASGLYHAGEKRPICCSIGDSTFFHSGMNSLLNAIVNKANITVTILDNRITAMTGHQPNPGVGYTATGEQTVQVSLEELCKAMGAEFVSVVDPYKLEEIQEAFKAAKEFEGVAVVIARQPCVISGKRAGIRRTPYVVDPEKCEGCKQCVKFGCPAIEFDEQNKCAVITALCSGCGVCAQICKFDAIQEVKR
- a CDS encoding indolepyruvate oxidoreductase subunit beta; this encodes MSQAEQKKLDLLITGVGGQGAILASDIIGKAAVTAGMPIRAAETHGMAQRGGSVVNHIRVGNDYGSMIPKKGADLLLALEPMEAVRYLDFLKDGGIIIMNTQPIVPVTVTSGLTKYPEVSDILDFLSEKYIVKAFNADDLAYEAGNRLAMNVVMVGAVSGYLPIPKETLLDSVKALVPQKTIEVNLRAFEAGRQKVEES
- a CDS encoding CPBP family intramembrane glutamic endopeptidase, which produces MKKRFINTKQKKLDFLIIISVLSLVLLAVSPACCSDLNNSSSSQTGPVLKLVPSNNTEEPGFSTFVLSDENSGPFQKMGQYVDIIYAFAGIGAAALIILIYRHMASKEQELIESPPEELYPHKTWKKLGLEDINLEEFEAERIRLFTAIPIVFIGLAELLIFAGKMQIAIWIHIGVLIALSLSDIIIKNLKVYRIYQALMLLPILRLVNLSMPVFFNTTLYTFVFVYGPLLVPLALIVINQRSSFESIGITAKNLPVYIILSIPLGFLLGLGEYLTIHPGYLIKELSIVNLLILTFIMVFFVGLVEELIFRSILQTRLEDALGVKEAVLIAGLLFGLMHSGYGTFHEVLYTGFVGLFMGFAFYKTKSLPFVVVLHGLVNVFLFGILPHYLSGWTVF